The region AGTCGCACTTCTTGGCGTCTGCCTGTCTTCTGCAGACAACGCACAGCAGGTCCTTGATAGTAATAACATTTTCGAACGGAAATTGGTTAACAAATACATTAGGAGCATCGGTGCTAAGCTCGTTGTACTCTTTGAAGTGAGAAGTGAGCCATAAAATATTGGCGTCTTGCTCACTGTCCACTATCTCGAACAAAGGATTGGTCAGAAACTCTTTGACAAGATTGTACTGTGAAAAGACCCTGATTCTTTCTCCTGGGTTTAGCTGAGGCGCAGTATTGACCTCCGCCAGAGTCTCCCTGACATGTCCTTCGAGGAAATAATCATCGCCAGGTTCTATATGAGTGAAATCCTCGTCAACGAAGCTATCGTCCTTCCGCCACGGTAGAAGCAGGGCACGTTTAGCGATCGAATCGTTAGTCTGTCCCTCGACGAAGTCTCTGGTGACCTCTTCATCCGGTTCCACATCCCTAAGCGGATATAAAAGCGTGTAAGTAACACCTTCTGGAACGTGGAGAAATGGAACAGTGCGAAAATTGGGTTGATCAGAATGGTTGATGGCAGATCCAACCTCGTCCATGATGTACCAAACGGGTATGCGGTCTTCGACACTGGCTGCGTCTCGCAGAGCATAGGTTTGATTGTATCGCCACATCTCACGCAGGACGTATTCCGTCTTTTCTTCGTTATTGACAGACTCGTCTGCATCCAGGCCCATCAGAGTACACATTCGATCCAGCAAACCAGGAACTTGAAGCAAATTCTGTCTGGCTGAGTCGATACTATAAGTCCACGCATGATCGATCAGGTAAATGTTCTCCGGATTATTAGCCGAAACGGTGGTCTCCGAGGACACAAACAACTTCCAGACCGGCTCTGTCGGAGGTCGCTCAATTTCCTCGTAGTCGATTCTCGCCAGCTGAAATATCATCCCGGAGTCGAAGACCTGGCCTTTCAGCTTCTTGAACAATATTTCCCAGAATACTTCCGGTACTCCTGAAGATTGTAGCTGGGGTCGGTGGATCTGTAGAAATGTGTGATACAGACCAATGCCATCCATGACTTGGCTTTAccttattttctttccttgaTTAggttctttttatttttaacgaagtaTGGATGGTGGTGGAACTCAGTGGTTAGGGTGTGTCTTCATTTAAGACTGTTTACACTCTTTACCCGGTTTGAAAAACACCTTAACTAGTTTCTATTTCTGCTGTATTTTTACCGGCCTCAAGCGCGCTAGGTAATGTAATGATAACACCCAGCTGCCGGCTGAAAATATCACGTGACTTCGCGTCGTCTGTTAAGCTCACGTGCTTTTAGATATACGAATAACACATACTAACAGTGGAGTAGAATCGTCCGTTTGCGAGACGCGCGCAATTTGAAAATGGATTTCCGTTGGTGAATTCAAACGTCGATTTATGGAACAggagaatttaattttgaatttgaaaacacgTTTTAAGCCTCAGGAGTATTTTTGTTATTGGTATAAAATAATAGACGTATTTTCGTTGTTGTTTAACACCGTTCGGGGTTCCGCTTTAACTCTTCTTttccaaattattattcttatattCTAAGTTTATAtaacatatagatatatacatttgTACAAAAGTAACAGGATTATTGCTTCTGTTAAAAATTAGTCCGCGTATTCACATTCCCAAGATCCATACGCACAATCAATTAATtacgtatcaatttttgtagTGCACACTCGACGAGGGTGTCATGTTGTTGGGGAACTGAGCTGATTCAGAAACCTGGAAATAAAAGAGTCGGTATTAGAACCAAGAGGGTAAACGAAGAGCCAAGAGATATGTGTCAAAAAGTAATCTTATACCTGGGGAACATGGCCCAGTGAATTAGAGTAGTTTGATCTTTGAGTATAATTTGACGTGTGGCCAGTTGGCTGCGTTAAACCAGGCAGCATACTATTTGGCGGTTTATATCCTGCAACCTGAACCTAAAAAACAGGGAAAATGTAACGCTGAACGAGTAAAACTGAGCAAATATAAATAAGCAAGTGAATGAGGAATCTCTCTATTGATTGCATACCTTGTCATTGATCTCCGGAAAGATTGTGCTCAAGTTGAAATTGGTAAGGCTAGTGCCAGAAGGATGTGCCATAACCATGGGACTGTTGGAGGTGGTTCCTCTTGCGGTATTCGAATTCATTGGTAATTCACCAGAGCCAATAGCGTTCTGGTTCCCGGGCATTGGCAATCCAGGCAAATTAGTATTCACAGCTTTTGGGTATATATTTGCTTGGGTTGGATTTTGGTACAAGTTAGCATGCGACAAGAATGAGGGGTGATAATCCTCCAGcggtgaattaattccaggcATTGGAAACTCTATATTCTGTGCTATTTCCGGTTTTCGTTTGCTTCTTTTGGGAGTAGAATACGACCGTTTATCGCAGTTCTGATGCTTGCTTATATAGTGTTGGGACTTTAGGGTGTTAGAAGCGGAGGCATTTGGCAGTAGGAATGAATTTGGTTCCAAGTAGTCCGAATTCTCGTGCAGAGGCATCATGTAGCTTGACGGCGTATTTGATATACTAGTTATGAAATTAGTTGTTGGATAAATGTTTGCGTTCGAAGAATAAGCATACGAGTTGAAGTTCTGATTAGTTTGACCATAATTACTGCCATCATCGGCATTTGAGAAGTAATTAATCGGCATCATAGTGTCAGTGGGTAATGCGCCTGAGAATTTATTTTGAGCATAGTTCGGAGTGAACTTTATAGACGCGTGTTTATCCTGCTGATTATCGTCCGGCACGTTCGTGTTGGTCCCGATTAATGCCTCAGCTGTATAATTACTCTTACAATTTCGATTCCTCCAGTGAGCATCGTTCTGATGATACTTTTGCTGATAATTTTGCTCGGAGAAAGTTTGAACGCTAGATTTTGCATCTTCGTGATGCAGTTGATCGCTCGGTCCTTGCTTTCTAATGTCCAATTGGCGTTTACCGTTACCGCGAGGACTCGTGCTCTTTCTTTGATGTTTTCTAGCTTGCTGAGATTTCTCAGCCTTCTCGTGCTCTACCAGCTGACTCACGGACAAAAAGGTTCCCTGTGGCACCTGCTGCCCGTTTTGAGGATTCAATATAGTATGGAATTCACGAGTAGCATTCGACTCCTTCTCTTTCAGCAGATCTTTATTGTGTTCGGTTGGAAGCCTGGCTGGCATCTGCCCAAAAAGGAAATTTTGCTTCTCAGGTATATTTGTACCCAACGCTAAATCACCTACCAAAGTTGGCAGCGTAGATGGTACGATATGCTGATCGATAGGTTTAACGGTCTGGGTCTGCTCTGGAACGTGCGTATTTTTATTAGGTGACCATGAGAAGGGTTGATCTTCCGAATAAAAAGTGTCAACCTTCCTTGGTTCGTTTTGCAAGACGGGTATGTTAGGAAAGCTGTGAGTTACGTCGTAGTTGTTGTAAAACTGATTGGTAGCACCTTGATTGTAGCTCGTATTTTGGGCAAACAAATTGTTCTGGCAATATTCAAGCTCTTTTCCTATTGGTGGCAAAATTATATCCGATATATTGGTGTTGTGTTTTATTTCTGGTGTCATCATCCAATTAACTGGAGGCCGGATTTGCTGTGCTTTCGACTTATTACCATTCTGACTCTGCTTGTAAACTGAATTTGTTTGTTCCAATGGGGCAGGAACAGCATGGCTCTGACCAGCTGGCTGATATTTTTGATTCTGCTGGGGTTTTTCTGTGTACTTAAAGTTGGCCCCAGTGTAGTTTTCGGTAGAGTACTTCACTTGAGGCATGGTGTCTGGAACATTAAATAATACTTGCGGATTATAACTAGGCATCGGATAGTTTGACTTCTCCTGTTTGTTAGGTATCGTTTGATGTTTCGCCTGCTGTTCCATGTTAGCATAAATGGACTGCATAGAATTATTTTCGATCGTGTACTTAgcttttgttttattctcgTTACTAAATTTGTAATCCGCAGACGGATTTTGATTCTGCTTCTGCAGTGCCAATGTTGTTTGAATGTTCTGAGACTTTGGTTGATCGATGAATGGCTGTTTTTGCGCCTGAACCATCGGCTTGTTTCCCAATTTGTTCACGTTCAATCCAGCGTCATTTGAAAACTCAGGCAGCATGTTAGTAAAGCCAACATTCTCCTTATGCAGTGGAACGtagccaaaattttcgcataTCGTTTTATTCTCTGTAGTATCAGCTGGTACTTGACCCTGTTCATAATGCATTGTATTATTATTCCCTCCGGCAGGAGAAAACGTTGTCCATGACAATATACTAAAGTTTGATGAATTGTGCGCAACCGTTGTCGTTgatttcatattattatccGTAACAGTGCTTTGCTCGTAGTTCGACGCTACAACCATAGAATTTTGTGGGTAATGAAccgtattttccaaaattagtTTCCCACTAGACACAGTCGGAACCATACTGCCAGTAATTTTCTTCGAATCCTTACTGTAAGGCATGTAAGTCTGAGTAGTTGAGTGTTTATCTTGGAACATCACTGCATTCGAATTACCCTGAACTGTTTGATTTTGCGGATTGACCACGTTGTTATCTTtggtgaatgaaaaattttgtccaaAGTTTTCTGTCTCAACTTTTTTTGTGTGATAGGTCTCGTGTCTGTGATCTTGATTTTGTTGTTTCGATCGTAGAGAGTCGCTCAAGTTTTGAGTTTGATCTGTGCTCGTAGCAACATGCGATTCTTTGTTATGAACAGGGTAATTTATGTGCAGATTTTGAGAGGACGTATGATTTTTAGGCATAACGTGACACTGCGTCAACGTTTGCGAGACATTTGTAATTCCGCACACATTACCCAGCGAATTCTGGGGTGTTTTATGAACGGAACTGGTAAACGTTGGCGGAGTATATTGGGGTAGTTCCATATTCCTACTCAGATTGGTATAATTTGGTATGAAATTTTGCGTCGCCGTATATTGCGGACGTAAATCGTATTTTGACCGAGAAACAGGAATCGAGGTATGAGATTCCGCAGGCATTTGAAATCTCGAATTAATTCCTTCTGCCAAATTAGTCGAAGAATCTGACACAGAACTAGCGCTAGCTACAACAGGTACAATGATATTTTGTGTATTCTTTGTCACAGATCTATTATGGTGAACGACAGGCGAAGATTGAATTTGAGCAGGTGCGCAAGTTGTTATCGCCGATGCAGCACTGTAGGAAACTGTCGTTGAAGTCGGGGATGTATATGCAAAGGTGTTATTCATCTCGACAGGAGTTGTTAAAGATAACGGTATCGATGTCTGGACGATTTTATACTGCTCCTTAACATTCTCGGTGCGTATAATTTTCGGCATTGACTTTGTGAGCTCAGCTTCCATCGATTGAGGCGTTCTCTTATCATGCGTCTCCAAATTTCCGCCAAGATTCTGACTCTCTTTAACTTCAGGTTGTTCATTAGTAATTTTTGATGAATTCCCCACCTCCTTGTTATTCTCAGTCATCGACTTTTGCATGCTGCTTGTTGCCTGCTGAGATACGACATGCGAACTCACAATTTTCTTCTCACCCTCTATGACTTCATGTTGTGCATTAGTTGCGCCTTCTTTCGACGCAATAGCCGCGCTCGTCTTGAGCTTGAAGCTATTAGGCTCCATGGCACCGATTTGCAAAAGCATCGGTGGTGTCTGACTACGATCTTTAAAgtcttctttcatttcttcttccAGCACTTCAGTCTTTCCGTTTAGACTCGAAACGAGAGGAAAAGCCATCAGAAATGCCGCAGTTGGAGATATAGATTCTGGATGATGAGAACTCGATGGAACTTGCAATGACGCGAATATATCGTTAGACAAGTCCGAGTGCAGCGCTTCCGTTCTACTGATTGGAATGAAACTATTGTCAGCACTGTATGACAGGGATTTTAGTCCCTCGTCTTTAGCAAAACTACCAATTTTATTTGCTTGCAAGTTGTCATCCTCGTTTAACAGAGCTGCGTTGATGGACTTGGGAATTAAATTTGCTTCTGGTTTCAAGGTCGTCGTAGTGTTGGTATCAAGATTCAATATAATTTTGCTAGCTTCTAGAGTCGGGATGCTTTCAACCATATCTGGTCTCTTAACATTCGCTTGAAGTAGACTATCGAATCTGGTACCAAGATTGCAGACAGACTTCACATTTTCAGAaactgtttcttctttttcagcTCCTTTCCTTTCACTCCCTTCGCATCCAGCTGATGATATCGCGACAGCGGATCCAGACGCCCCTACATTTGTTGGCGATACTTCGAGCTTTTCATTCCTCGTCGCAGAAGAATCTGTAGATACCGTCATTCCTTCAGAGAATCTGGTCGCCGCTATAACATCGTTCAAACTGGGCATCGGGCAATTCCGGGTTGAAATTTGCGCTTCTCCTAAGCTTGCAGCATTCAATGAATCTGTTGATTTTATGATTGCACCATCAGCTTCTTTCAAAGCGGTTAACGAGCCTGAATTTGAGCAGGCTGATAAAACGCTGGGTTCAGCTGTTTCTAAAGTACTGGAATTTTCATTGGTGGAAGACAATGGGAGATATTCATGTTTACTAGAATTATTCGGTGATTCGCTATTTGTATTTAAATTAGATTTATTAGTGTGGATTTGAAATGTAGCCGTGTCATCTTTTGCAAGTCCATCGGTCATTTCAGTGCCTATTTTTTGTACAACATGTTGAAGACTCTCAATAGATTCACAAGTAGAAACTGAGTTGTTCACTTGTGAATTCTTAGCTTGCATGTTATTTTCGTCTTGGCTCATATCGTCGGAACCATCTACGCTTTTTAATTTCTTACTATCAGGCTCATCTTGGTTCGTAGATTTCGTATTCAAAATACGTTTCAACGGAATTGATCCAGACAATTCTTTGTTGGTGTTAGTAGAATTGTGATTTTTCGTATTCGCCTTCGAAGTTTCCTCAACGTTAACGGATTTACTAGAACTTTGCTGGTTTTTAGCACCCTTGGCAGCATTTTTGATCTTCGTTTTCGCTTCTGCATCTTTCCGATTTACGACATCCTTAGATCTGTCTGATTTCTCTTTGTGAACGGCTGGAATAGGAACCTTATAAGTCATCGTTGTTTTCGTAATTTCTTTGCCCTTGGGTAAAATGCTTTTTCTTCCACTGATTTTCGTTGCATGGATTATGCTCTTAACGTTCGAAACCCAATCTTGGGAACTAACGATGATGTTAGTTTGAATGCTGGGAACAGGATTCAACGTAACTTTTTGAACGGCATTGATAAGAGTCTGATTACACACAGGAATGACTGAATTATGAGCAGGATTTGGTAGATGTTGCATAACGATCATTTGATTTGGTTGCGCATTGCTCAAAATAATCGGATTCGTCGATTGCGATTGACCGTTGACAATTATGTTTGATGGCAGTGGAGTTATGGGTGTTACAACCGGCATTATTTTTCCGCGAGACAGTATGAGCGTTCCAGAAGTTATGTTCGCTACAGGTTGATTGATAATTTTGTTCTGCTGGTTCGTcttggtttttcttttcaccgttTTGTGTGAACCTACTTTTTTTGCTCCTGTAACAGATAAAAACTACTACTACACcatatacaaaattttgtccCTAATATGAAAGCATGATTTAAACAAACTATACTTACCAGAATCATTGTTACGACGCTTCGGAGGAGTATTATTAGCCTCTGTACTCTGACCTAATGAGAGACGAATAGAGTAAAAAAGAATGATTGGGCAagtctgaaaattattcaatgtaatgttctttttaataatcttaaaagttcatttttttttataatccgCCTTTACATCCGTCCCGTGAATCACAGTCTGACCAAGCGATAATATATCAGGTGATTGGACATTGATATGTAGAATCAACTCCCGTAAATCTCTCATCATCATCATACCTACTCACTTGAACTGGTGGTGGCAGGAACGTTCGTTTTTGGTCCCCCATCTGGAGCGTCACTGTCCACCTCATCATCAGCCCGTTTACTATCCTTGTTAGAGGTATTCAAACGATTCTCTTGATCCTCAATTTTATGATCAGTATTTTTTGATGCCGCATTATCGTTCGATGCAATTTTCGACTTTGACTGGGATGAAACGATAGATTTCCGTGTAGAAGGCACTTTGTTTCtggcaattttttctttctttttcttagaGCGTTTTTCTGTaagaaaaatgtcaaacagagatcaaaaatatcttcaattttcattctgaAATTCACGACAAATGTAGTAAAAGATTACTCACTTTCTTCTACCCTTGGAAAAAGTTTCTCAATGTTCTCGGCACCAATTCTGTTCACCCATTTCAACGCTGATACCTTTTCGATGGCCGGCTCAGCTGGAATAGATATCCCAGCCTCTTTCAGCAGCGTGGAAAGCAGTTGGGTGCGTGAAAATAGTTGAGTGACAAGTTTTTTCAGACGCACGAGCTCCTCTTCTACGAGAAAGTAAACAAGAACAAATTAAAGAGATGAGAAGACCCAAAGCTATAACCGTCGACTCACTGTGCACGTCCGAGGCATGAGCGTGAAACAATTCCTCCATCCGCCCGTGAAGTTCTTTTATATATTTTGCCGCGTGAGTTAGAATGTCGACTTTGTTTCGTTTCCTGCCATCCTGATGAGGCGGCAAAAGATCGCCAAGTGTTTTGAAGTAAGTGTTCATACGCTCTCTCCTGTCCCTCTCCCATGTTCTCGCCTTGCTGATTTTGCCGATGAtgcgtatgaaaaaaaatgacaccAATAATGCTTGATTACCGTTTGTGAATCGAGCGAATGATACCGTTGAAAATTTGTGGTGGgcgaatttttaacgaaagtTTCCAACTTGCATAAAATTCGTAATTATCCAGCCGAAGAATTGATGCCAAAGTGTTTTGAGGTTAGGCGAATAGTAAATACAACTTACGTGTTCTCCTTTCTTGGCATAATTCAACTACCTCGCTATCATTATATCTACCAATCAACCTTCACCgtttaaaatatcatttctatcgattattttttggCGAGACATTGTTCCGGGGCTGGTTTGGGTTGATCATGTCGCATGTATTGACATTTTCTTCCGATTCTTTTCTGCTCCTCTCGATATGCCGGGATCTACCTTACCGATTTTATTCTCGGATTGCATTAATCGAGGTGTCGAGCAATGGCGCTGAAACTGTTGATTCAAATTTCAGCTTGACTGGTGCTGCTCCTTAACAATGAATGACGAACTAACATCCTTTTTAAATTAAACCTGCGATATTCGAGTTATATAACGCGTTGGACATTGTCCGGTGAGACTAAAAGAACGTGATTCGAGTCTTTACGCGAATCGTTGAACCTTGCAACATATTCATAACAACGTTTAGTGAAAATTGAGCAATTCAAATTAGAATTCAAACGAGTACAATATTACTATACtacgataattatttattcctaCTCTTCgttgaatcaaattttcttcccAAACTCCGTGTCAACGGATCAATTTTCGAATGGAAAATTCAACGGCCTTAACAAACCGTGTTCATCAATTTACCGAGAATCACTGTTGAATTGGATAAATGCAAGCATCCAATTATACAGATTGGTTGAGATAAATTCTTCCTCGTTCAATTATAGTACATGGCATGTgctacaatgttgcacatcGACGACTTCGCTTTCTGCACACAGTCAACGGCAAATTAttccatttctctctctctctctctcgctctctctctctctctctctctctctctttttacaTCTCATGCGATAAACAACATGCGGAAGTTTGCGAATGCAGCTGTATTAAAAACAAAGCGATTAATCGTGTATGCGAAACGCATATAATCGAGATGGTGAATCACAAATACATTTGCAATTACATGCGTTGTACAAGTACAAAGAAGCTGATACTTTGCAAGTCCGAATGagaaaacataaaaataaaaaaacggcgGCATAAATATTCATCAACAAATATTACGCGCAAAATACAGAAATATTATACGTGCCTAAAACTGTTAAT is a window of Neodiprion pinetum isolate iyNeoPine1 chromosome 4, iyNeoPine1.2, whole genome shotgun sequence DNA encoding:
- the TTLL12 gene encoding tubulin--tyrosine ligase-like protein 12, whose protein sequence is MDGIGLYHTFLQIHRPQLQSSGVPEVFWEILFKKLKGQVFDSGMIFQLARIDYEEIERPPTEPVWKLFVSSETTVSANNPENIYLIDHAWTYSIDSARQNLLQVPGLLDRMCTLMGLDADESVNNEEKTEYVLREMWRYNQTYALRDAASVEDRIPVWYIMDEVGSAINHSDQPNFRTVPFLHVPEGVTYTLLYPLRDVEPDEEVTRDFVEGQTNDSIAKRALLLPWRKDDSFVDEDFTHIEPGDDYFLEGHVRETLAEVNTAPQLNPGERIRVFSQYNLVKEFLTNPLFEIVDSEQDANILWLTSHFKEYNELSTDAPNVFVNQFPFENVITIKDLLCVVCRRQADAKKCDFDTLETYPLWLPTTYNLRTELVKFVSYFERRQAKGLDNHWICKPWNLARGLDTHITNNLYQILRLPSTGPKIAQKYISDPVLYSRPEIGRVKFDVRYVVLLKYVQPLTVYVYSNFFLRFANKEFALNNFDQYEQHFTVMNYVNDNTSLHHVKCADFIHEWEKQYPKFSWRNDVEKKILSMLKKVFQAAVAEKPPRGIAHNLQSRALYAADIMLEWRDKEINPVLLEVNFTPDCKRACDYYPNFYNDIFKLLFLDVENPTVFHKL
- the LOC124216280 gene encoding serine-rich adhesin for platelets isoform X1, with protein sequence MPRKENTKARTWERDRRERMNTYFKTLGDLLPPHQDGRKRNKVDILTHAAKYIKELHGRMEELFHAHASDVHKEELVRLKKLVTQLFSRTQLLSTLLKEAGISIPAEPAIEKVSALKWVNRIGAENIEKLFPRVEEKKRSKKKKEKIARNKVPSTRKSIVSSQSKSKIASNDNAASKNTDHKIEDQENRLNTSNKDSKRADDEVDSDAPDGGPKTNVPATTSSSQSTEANNTPPKRRNNDSGAKKVGSHKTVKRKTKTNQQNKIINQPVANITSGTLILSRGKIMPVVTPITPLPSNIIVNGQSQSTNPIILSNAQPNQMIVMQHLPNPAHNSVIPVCNQTLINAVQKVTLNPVPSIQTNIIVSSQDWVSNVKSIIHATKISGRKSILPKGKEITKTTMTYKVPIPAVHKEKSDRSKDVVNRKDAEAKTKIKNAAKGAKNQQSSSKSVNVEETSKANTKNHNSTNTNKELSGSIPLKRILNTKSTNQDEPDSKKLKSVDGSDDMSQDENNMQAKNSQVNNSVSTCESIESLQHVVQKIGTEMTDGLAKDDTATFQIHTNKSNLNTNSESPNNSSKHEYLPLSSTNENSSTLETAEPSVLSACSNSGSLTALKEADGAIIKSTDSLNAASLGEAQISTRNCPMPSLNDVIAATRFSEGMTVSTDSSATRNEKLEVSPTNVGASGSAVAISSAGCEGSERKGAEKEETVSENVKSVCNLGTRFDSLLQANVKRPDMVESIPTLEASKIILNLDTNTTTTLKPEANLIPKSINAALLNEDDNLQANKIGSFAKDEGLKSLSYSADNSFIPISRTEALHSDLSNDIFASLQVPSSSHHPESISPTAAFLMAFPLVSSLNGKTEVLEEEMKEDFKDRSQTPPMLLQIGAMEPNSFKLKTSAAIASKEGATNAQHEVIEGEKKIVSSHVVSQQATSSMQKSMTENNKEVGNSSKITNEQPEVKESQNLGGNLETHDKRTPQSMEAELTKSMPKIIRTENVKEQYKIVQTSIPLSLTTPVEMNNTFAYTSPTSTTVSYSAASAITTCAPAQIQSSPVVHHNRSVTKNTQNIIVPVVASASSVSDSSTNLAEGINSRFQMPAESHTSIPVSRSKYDLRPQYTATQNFIPNYTNLSRNMELPQYTPPTFTSSVHKTPQNSLGNVCGITNVSQTLTQCHVMPKNHTSSQNLHINYPVHNKESHVATSTDQTQNLSDSLRSKQQNQDHRHETYHTKKVETENFGQNFSFTKDNNVVNPQNQTVQGNSNAVMFQDKHSTTQTYMPYSKDSKKITGSMVPTVSSGKLILENTVHYPQNSMVVASNYEQSTVTDNNMKSTTTVAHNSSNFSILSWTTFSPAGGNNNTMHYEQGQVPADTTENKTICENFGYVPLHKENVGFTNMLPEFSNDAGLNVNKLGNKPMVQAQKQPFIDQPKSQNIQTTLALQKQNQNPSADYKFSNENKTKAKYTIENNSMQSIYANMEQQAKHQTIPNKQEKSNYPMPSYNPQVLFNVPDTMPQVKYSTENYTGANFKYTEKPQQNQKYQPAGQSHAVPAPLEQTNSVYKQSQNGNKSKAQQIRPPVNWMMTPEIKHNTNISDIILPPIGKELEYCQNNLFAQNTSYNQGATNQFYNNYDVTHSFPNIPVLQNEPRKVDTFYSEDQPFSWSPNKNTHVPEQTQTVKPIDQHIVPSTLPTLVGDLALGTNIPEKQNFLFGQMPARLPTEHNKDLLKEKESNATREFHTILNPQNGQQVPQGTFLSVSQLVEHEKAEKSQQARKHQRKSTSPRGNGKRQLDIRKQGPSDQLHHEDAKSSVQTFSEQNYQQKYHQNDAHWRNRNCKSNYTAEALIGTNTNVPDDNQQDKHASIKFTPNYAQNKFSGALPTDTMMPINYFSNADDGSNYGQTNQNFNSYAYSSNANIYPTTNFITSISNTPSSYMMPLHENSDYLEPNSFLLPNASASNTLKSQHYISKHQNCDKRSYSTPKRSKRKPEIAQNIEFPMPGINSPLEDYHPSFLSHANLYQNPTQANIYPKAVNTNLPGLPMPGNQNAIGSGELPMNSNTARGTTSNSPMVMAHPSGTSLTNFNLSTIFPEINDKVQVAGYKPPNSMLPGLTQPTGHTSNYTQRSNYSNSLGHVPQVSESAQFPNNMTPSSSVHYKN
- the LOC124216280 gene encoding serine-rich adhesin for platelets isoform X2; its protein translation is MILVTKKVGSHKTVKRKTKTNQQNKIINQPVANITSGTLILSRGKIMPVVTPITPLPSNIIVNGQSQSTNPIILSNAQPNQMIVMQHLPNPAHNSVIPVCNQTLINAVQKVTLNPVPSIQTNIIVSSQDWVSNVKSIIHATKISGRKSILPKGKEITKTTMTYKVPIPAVHKEKSDRSKDVVNRKDAEAKTKIKNAAKGAKNQQSSSKSVNVEETSKANTKNHNSTNTNKELSGSIPLKRILNTKSTNQDEPDSKKLKSVDGSDDMSQDENNMQAKNSQVNNSVSTCESIESLQHVVQKIGTEMTDGLAKDDTATFQIHTNKSNLNTNSESPNNSSKHEYLPLSSTNENSSTLETAEPSVLSACSNSGSLTALKEADGAIIKSTDSLNAASLGEAQISTRNCPMPSLNDVIAATRFSEGMTVSTDSSATRNEKLEVSPTNVGASGSAVAISSAGCEGSERKGAEKEETVSENVKSVCNLGTRFDSLLQANVKRPDMVESIPTLEASKIILNLDTNTTTTLKPEANLIPKSINAALLNEDDNLQANKIGSFAKDEGLKSLSYSADNSFIPISRTEALHSDLSNDIFASLQVPSSSHHPESISPTAAFLMAFPLVSSLNGKTEVLEEEMKEDFKDRSQTPPMLLQIGAMEPNSFKLKTSAAIASKEGATNAQHEVIEGEKKIVSSHVVSQQATSSMQKSMTENNKEVGNSSKITNEQPEVKESQNLGGNLETHDKRTPQSMEAELTKSMPKIIRTENVKEQYKIVQTSIPLSLTTPVEMNNTFAYTSPTSTTVSYSAASAITTCAPAQIQSSPVVHHNRSVTKNTQNIIVPVVASASSVSDSSTNLAEGINSRFQMPAESHTSIPVSRSKYDLRPQYTATQNFIPNYTNLSRNMELPQYTPPTFTSSVHKTPQNSLGNVCGITNVSQTLTQCHVMPKNHTSSQNLHINYPVHNKESHVATSTDQTQNLSDSLRSKQQNQDHRHETYHTKKVETENFGQNFSFTKDNNVVNPQNQTVQGNSNAVMFQDKHSTTQTYMPYSKDSKKITGSMVPTVSSGKLILENTVHYPQNSMVVASNYEQSTVTDNNMKSTTTVAHNSSNFSILSWTTFSPAGGNNNTMHYEQGQVPADTTENKTICENFGYVPLHKENVGFTNMLPEFSNDAGLNVNKLGNKPMVQAQKQPFIDQPKSQNIQTTLALQKQNQNPSADYKFSNENKTKAKYTIENNSMQSIYANMEQQAKHQTIPNKQEKSNYPMPSYNPQVLFNVPDTMPQVKYSTENYTGANFKYTEKPQQNQKYQPAGQSHAVPAPLEQTNSVYKQSQNGNKSKAQQIRPPVNWMMTPEIKHNTNISDIILPPIGKELEYCQNNLFAQNTSYNQGATNQFYNNYDVTHSFPNIPVLQNEPRKVDTFYSEDQPFSWSPNKNTHVPEQTQTVKPIDQHIVPSTLPTLVGDLALGTNIPEKQNFLFGQMPARLPTEHNKDLLKEKESNATREFHTILNPQNGQQVPQGTFLSVSQLVEHEKAEKSQQARKHQRKSTSPRGNGKRQLDIRKQGPSDQLHHEDAKSSVQTFSEQNYQQKYHQNDAHWRNRNCKSNYTAEALIGTNTNVPDDNQQDKHASIKFTPNYAQNKFSGALPTDTMMPINYFSNADDGSNYGQTNQNFNSYAYSSNANIYPTTNFITSISNTPSSYMMPLHENSDYLEPNSFLLPNASASNTLKSQHYISKHQNCDKRSYSTPKRSKRKPEIAQNIEFPMPGINSPLEDYHPSFLSHANLYQNPTQANIYPKAVNTNLPGLPMPGNQNAIGSGELPMNSNTARGTTSNSPMVMAHPSGTSLTNFNLSTIFPEINDKVQVAGYKPPNSMLPGLTQPTGHTSNYTQRSNYSNSLGHVPQVSESAQFPNNMTPSSSVHYKN